In Desulfobacter hydrogenophilus, the genomic stretch TCCGTCCAGGATGCTGGTCTCAGAGATGATGATTCTGGCCAACACCCTGATGGCTGAATTTTTAAAAAATAACGACATGCCTGGGGTTTTCCGCTCCCAAGCTCAGCCTAAACAACGTATTTTCAAGGGTATTGAAACGGAACTAATGCCCAATTTCCTCCAGCGCAAACAATTAAGCCGGGCTGTTATCACCACCCATGCCGAGCCGCATGCAGGCCTTGGGGTACCTGCCTATGTTACCGCCACCTCCCCCATCAGGCGCTACCATGATCTGCTTACCCAGCGCCAGATCAAAGCGATATTAGGTATCGGCACCCCCTATTCATCCAAGGACCTTGACAATATCCTTGCATCTATTTCCGTTGCTGTGTCCAATACGGGACGCATCCAGGCAGCCCGTAAACGCTACTGGGTGATCAAATATCTGCAGGATTTAAGAGGAGAAAGCTTTGAAGGACTGGTGCTTGATGCATACAGGGACCATTACAACGTTTTGCTCAAGGAATTCATGCTTGAATCCAGGCTACCGACATCCGGGCTCAAACTTAAATCAGGAGACCGGATTCAAGTAACAATCCAGCATGCGGATGCACGGCGCGGTCAGTTGACGCTATTTGCTGTCTAAGCCCAATGTTCATACACTCAAGCTGAGCTGAGACTGTTGTTTACCATGAAGAACATGGAGAACACGAAAAATATATACCGGAAAATAAATCTTCATGCTCTTCATGGCTTTGTTTTAATTTGGAAGCATCTTGACGTTTAGTGTTTAAAACTTCTCTGGCCTGTGTATACCATGCTGGCGCCATTTTCATTGCAGGCCTCAATGGACTGGTAATCATTCATGGAGCCGCCGGGCTGGATAATGGCTGTTACCCCCTGTCGCAAACCCACATCAATGCCGTCCCTGAACGGGAAAAAAGCATCTGAGATCATGGAAGAACCAATAAGCCCACCCTTTTGTTTTGCCACATCCGCTTCAATTTCGGCTTTTTTATCTTCATCGGTCATGTCGGCAAATGAAATATTGTAGCGTTCAAAGCAGTATCGGTCACACAATTTGCGATAGGCCTTGTCCACGGCGATTTCCGCAACCCCCACCCGGTCCTGTTCACCGGTGCCGATACCCACAGTGCAGTTGTCCTTGACATATATTACGGAATTAGACGTAATACCGGACTCCACCAGCCAGCCAAAAAGCATATCCTCGTATTCCTGGTCCGTGGGTACCCGGTCTACTTTATATGTTGTTCCCTTGTAGTCTGTGGAAGCAATAAAAAGATCTTCTTTTTTGAGTGTCTTGGGCACAAATGACCACTGGGCCACAATGCCGCCGTCCATAAGGCTTTTGAAATCCACCACCCGCTCACCAATAAAGGATTGTAGTTTGTCCATGGCGTTGATCCGGATCACACGCAGATTTTTCCGCCGACCCAGAATCTCAATGACCCCATCCTCAAACTCCGGAGCCACCACCACTTCAGCGTACTGATCGGCAATGCCTTCGGCGGTTGCTTTGTCCACGGCCTTGTTCAGGGCAATGCATCCGCCAAACGCCGCGATACGATCTGCCATATAGGCTTTGGCATAGGCCTGTTCCAGGCTGTCCGCCCGGGCAGCCCCGCAGGGATTGTTGTGCTTAACAATGACGGCACAGGGGGTATCCGTAAAATACCGAAGGATATTCAGGGAGTTGTCTGCATCCGTTAAATTGGTTTTGCCCGGGTGTTTACCCGATTGCAGCAGTTCAATATCGGACACAAGATGTTTACCCGGCACGATGGTTTTTGCGTCTCCGAGTGCCAAATTCCCATTTACCAGCCGATATAATGCGGCTTCCTGGCCCGGATTCTCCCCGTAACGAAGGCCCTTTTCCACGCCATCAATAATCCAGGAGGCCTTTTCATAAAACAGGGTCTGCCGGCTATCTCCATTCACAAAGGAAATTTCCATGGCCGGAGTAAAATGGTCATCCATTATGGTTTTATACATTTTTTTAAGATCTGTGCTCATATCATTCCCCTGTTTTATAACACAATTGAACGTCTTGTTTTGAAAGTCCAGTCAGGTAATCAGCAATGGCCCGATCGTACTGGGCGGTATGCTCAAAAGCCTTGGATGCAAGTGAATATCGGTCTTTGAGCCCCAAAGCCCCGTCCTTTGTTTTAAGAACGTCCAGGATACCGTCATAGGATTTGGGATCCACCACCGAGGCCACCCGGATAAAATTTTTAGCAGCGGCCCGAATCATGGTCGGCCCACCAATATCAATATTGCCCCGGGCATTTTCCAGGGTAACATTTTCCTTGGCAATGGTCTGGGCAAATGGATAGAGATTGACCACAACCATATCAATGGGTAGCGCATGGGTTCTTTTCAGATCATTCTGGTGGGCAGTATTATAAGTTTCAGTCAAAAGGCCCAGATAAATTTTAAAATCAAGGGTCTTAACAAGCCCTCCCTGGGTTTCGGGCTGGCCGGTATAATCAGAGACCTGTTTAAGGTTGTCTTGGGCATCAGATCCAAGAATCTCTTTTATTTTGGAATAGGTTCCGCCGGTGGATAAAATGATGATATCCGGATTGATCCCAAGCAGCTCCGGAATGAATGTCGCAAGTCCGCTTTTATCGGATACGCTGACCAGAACAGTCTTAATTTTCACCAAATCATCAATGCTTTCTACCACGTTTTTCGTCATGGTTGTTCCTTCTCGTATATAATTAGGTTGGTGCTATATATTTTAAATGCAGGCATGCTTTAACCCATTCTTACGGGTGAAGTCAAGTTGAGGAGCTGTCATTTTCCCGGATCATGCGTCCAAGAGACTGAACAAGAGTTCGGGTCTTTTCGACATGCTCAGGCGGAATCATAAGCGCAGGAATCTTTAAATTTTGGGCGATTTCGGAAATCTTGTCATTCTCCTTCAATCGATTACAACCCAAGGCATTCTTTCCTGCATATTCCAGCAGATCAAGGAAGCTGCCGTATACACCACCTGCATCCAAATGTTCCACAAACTGCATGAAAATAGTTGTTATGGTTAATGCAAGAAAGGGCATATCCGCCTGCCCTGTCTGCCGACAAGGGGTTGTGGACATCATCACCCGACACCCCAAGGGGCGGACAGGATAGATGGAACAAATCCCATCTTCAAGCAAAGGACAGGTTCCCCAGGACGGATCGTTTTCTTCCTCATCGGCATCACGGCCCTCCATACAGGCCAGAGCAAATCCGTTGGTGGTCTGAAGAGGCCGGTACCGGCGGCTTTGCCCGGCACGGTCCAGCCGCACACGGATATCGTCCAGCGCCCCGGCATCCAGACGGTCTTGGATATAGGCAATTTCAAGACCTGTGGCCGTGACATTACAGGTACAGCAGTCTGCACACTGTTTTGCGCAGGCAAATGGAAATGCAGCCATAGCCGTGTCAAACAAGGCGTAGATCTCCTCAAGGGTCTTAACAGCTTTATCGAATTTTGCAATACATGTCATGGGCTATTTTAATCAACCAAAAAGGAGAACGCAAACATAAACGCTTTATCAATCATGATCCTATCCTTTGCAGGGTATCTTATCATGTACAACCTTTACGGTCGATACATCGGCAAAAAGATATTCAACCTGGCCCAGAAAGCAGGTATCCCTGCCGTAGAAATGGAAGACGGGGTGAATTATGTGCCCACTAAAAAAGAGGTGATCTTTGGGCATATTTTTACGTCCATTGCCGGCACAGGTCCCTTTGTATGACCGGCCATTGCCATGATGGTGCTGACCATCTGGGCGCTTCTCCTGAATCAGACCACATATGGCGCCAACCACAATGTACTGTTGCAAACAGTGAACGGCATCAGTCTGGTGCTGGCTGTCTGGATTTTTATTGAAGGCCTGATCAAAATTGCAACGGTGAAAATCAATGTAAACGATTATAAATACGAATGAATGAATAATCTTTCTGGGTAGGATGCTTCCCGCCCGGAATCCTAATTTTTCCATGGTTTCTGATTTAAAACGTTTAAAACTAATAGCACCCCTTTAAGCCTCTTTACTGGCTGATGACAGGTCCGGCTGTATTCATTCTTGCATGCCTTCTTGTAACCCGTAATTTCAGCGGACTACCCCCGGCTCCCACCATCCGGCAGTTGCCTGAAATCTGGCATGCGATCCTTTTCACAAGCGCTGCCGTTACAGCCATTGCAGGGCCTATCATGATACGGGTGATATTTGCCCATAGGGTCAGACAAAACACCCGGGTGCAAATTTCTGCAATCACAACACTCCGGGCGAAGGATCAAAGAACCACCGATCCCCTTCGCCCATGCCGAATTTTGATGGATCATCTACCCTACTGTACCCATCCTCTGGTGGGAATTGGCACACTGACCCGGTTTACCAGGCAGTCTGATCTTAATCTGCCTGGAGCATTGAGAAAATAAATTATTCACCGACCTTTTCAATGTCCAAACCGATCATAAAGTGATCTTTAAATCCACTGGGTGTACCGTCAAGGATATATTTAATGCGAGTAGGTTTACGAACTGCAGGAATGGTCTTGTCCTGGTAATGAAAAATCATGGGAACAAGGTCACCGCTTTTAAGACTCTCCAACGCCCTTGAGTGCTTTGTCACCAGAGCGAAAAAAGGCTCTGATTCATTTTTTCTCAACTTGAACTGATAAAAAATTCCCGGATTATCCAGTTGAAATTCAGCACTGAAATACATATTGTCCTCCTGTTGCATCTTCACTGATCAATAGCCTCCTTTTCAAACTTTTACAAAACACATAACTATTATTTTTATATCTTCAAATTCAATTAGGATTTAATGAGAACGTCAGCAACTTATGTACCATCCGCCCCTGCCCCAAAAACACAAAAAAATTCAGGCAGATCTAAAAGGTTATTTTCAGGATAAAAACCCCCCTATCAAATAGCAGGTATCCGGTTACCAAAAAGGTGTTAAAAGTTACGAAAATTGCATCTTGGTATCAAAAAACGCCTGGAAGTGATTGTTCCAAAAACATGATACGAACAAAATTGATACCCGTGAAGATTAGGTACTCGGAAAAAATAAATGTTACAGATTTTGCGCCGATTTTTATTCGTATTCAAGATGCAACCCAGTCATCATATTGTTCCTGGTGCACTGAGTCGCAACGAAAAATACGGATAAGGAGGCAAATAAAATAGAGGATTTATTTTTTCCCGTGTTCCTCATTTCGTAACCATGACGCCTTTTTACTTTATTTATAGACTGTAGGATCAATATCGTACTTTCTGACCTTATAATGCATGGCCCGTTTACTGATACCCAAAAGATCGGCCGCATCTTTTTGAACTCCCCTTGATTCTTTCAAGGCCCTTATAATGGTATCCTTTTCACTCTGTGCAATGGAAAACGCCTGGGAATTGGGCAGATCTGAAGTCAGTACCGCATTTGCCCTGATGCTTTCAATCTGAAGGTCCCATGGTTCAATAACCTGATTTTGGCACAGAACAGCCCCGGCTTCAATGGTATTTTTCAATTCCCGGACATTGCCGGGCCAGGGATGTTCTTCCAGCACTTTAACTGCGGCATCGGAAATACGTAACTGATCAGTACCGTGTATCTGGCCATAGTTGCCGGCGAAGAACTCGGCCAAAGGATAAATATCTTCTTTTCGCTCCCGCAAAGGCGGAATGGTCAGGGTGATTCCCTTGAGCCGATAGTACAGATCCTGTCGGAAGCTTCCCTCATCAATGGCCTGGGCAAGATCGGCATTGGTCGCGGCAATCACCCGACAGTCCACAGATGTTTCTTTTACCGCGCCTACCTGGCGGATTTTTTTATCCTCCAGGAATCTTAACATACGGCATTGCATGTCATGGGAGATATTGCCGATCTCATCCAGGAAAAGAGTCCCGGAGTGCGCGGCCTCGATAAGCCCGACCTTATCCTTTACGGCATGGGTAAACGCCCCTTTCAGATGGCCGAACAATTCACTTTCAAGGATACCTGCCGGCGTTGATCCACAGTCCACAACCATGTAAGGCTGTTTTTTTCTTGGGCTATTTTTGTGAATACATCCGGCAATACACTCCTTACCTACCCCACTCTCCCCGAGAATTAGCACGTTGACCTCGGTGACAGCCACCTTTTTTACCGTGGTATAAAGATGCTTCATGACAGCGGACTTTCCCCAGTAAAATCCGGATTCAAACAGAGGCACAGGTCCCGTGCCGACACCTGTGCCGCGCAAGGCTATCACAGCATTGATTTTTTCAATCAGTTCCAAACCGTCAAAAGGCTTGGAAATATAATCGGCAGCGCCCAATTTTATAGCATCCACAGCATCCGGTATGGTGCCGTAGGCAGTCAAAAAAATCACAGGCAGATCCGGCAGGGACCTACGTATATCAGTGAATAACTCCATTCCGCCTTTTCCCGGCATTTTTATATCTGAAAGCAAAAGATCTATGCCCTTCTTCGCTTTGAGAATCTGTTCAGCCCCTGCTGCATTCTTTGCTTTCAAGACCTTGAAGTTGGATGCGGAAAGCCTTTCCTCCAAGACTTCCAGGATATTGGGGTCATCGTCAACAATGAGTATTTTATATGCTGCCGTCACTGGTTCTCCCTTTGTTCCTGCCGTTCCTTATCAATTTTTTCAAGCACGGTTATCTGGTGCAAAAGATCAGTTATCCGTAACTCCTGCTCCATGTTCTGCTCTTCTAAGGCTGTTGTTTTTTGCCCGAGGGAATCAATTTTTTTTTGCATGTTAAGACGCTCTTTTTTATAAATTTCCTCTCTGGTATAAAGCGCATTAAGCTTTTTCAAAATACCCGACCGTTCGGATTCGAGCAAGACCATACCGTGGGCCAGGGCTTTCTCCAGCATCCCGGGGTGCATTTTTGACCGCGGATTGCAAACGGTTTCCCGTCCAGAAGGATACTGGCCCCCGGAAGTTGAAATCCGGCAGGGCAGTTGTGAAGGCAAAAGCAGAAGCTGCTCCACAGCGACTCTAAAGGCCGGGGCATTTTCGGCAAGGACCATGTCAAGACAAACATTTCCATAATGGCCGACTGCCTGACATTGTGCATCACGTTCATTTAAAGCAAGTTGTGAAAAAATCTGACGGGAAAGGGTATAATCTTCATTTAAATATGCCTCCTGACCTTGTATTGCCATCGTATTCCGGCAAACGACAGTGCAGACAGGTATCATGCTGCACCCGCTGAAAAACACCCCGATACACCCGATAAGAACCAGGGCCCTGAAAACAAGAAGGAAACGCTTGAGCACTCTTTCCATAAACAATTTCAGGTAAAAATCAGATATCCATAAAAACCGCATATAAAAAAATCCTTAAGATTCATTTATTAAAAGGTGTTGAAAACGAAGTCTCATTTTGACTATTATTTTCTGTAAAAGAGATCGTCGATTTCAATACCCTTTATTAAAACACTGGTAAAGTAAAGGAAAAAGTACACCCTTTATCCGGTTTATTCTCCACAAAAATTTTTCCGCCATTGGCCTGAATAATCCGCCGGGCAATATTTAAACCAAGCCCTACCCCGTCCATGTGTTTGCGAACCTCCCTGGCCCGGTAATATTTCTTAAAAATCAAATTTTTTTTATCGTCGGGAATCCCCGGCCCTTCATCACTGATACCACATGTCAGAAAATGCTTTCCCGGTCCACGGGTCAAACGGATATCCACCCGGCTGTTGTCCGGTGAAAATTTC encodes the following:
- a CDS encoding IMP cyclohydrolase; amino-acid sequence: MSTDLKKMYKTIMDDHFTPAMEISFVNGDSRQTLFYEKASWIIDGVEKGLRYGENPGQEAALYRLVNGNLALGDAKTIVPGKHLVSDIELLQSGKHPGKTNLTDADNSLNILRYFTDTPCAVIVKHNNPCGAARADSLEQAYAKAYMADRIAAFGGCIALNKAVDKATAEGIADQYAEVVVAPEFEDGVIEILGRRKNLRVIRINAMDKLQSFIGERVVDFKSLMDGGIVAQWSFVPKTLKKEDLFIASTDYKGTTYKVDRVPTDQEYEDMLFGWLVESGITSNSVIYVKDNCTVGIGTGEQDRVGVAEIAVDKAYRKLCDRYCFERYNISFADMTDEDKKAEIEADVAKQKGGLIGSSMISDAFFPFRDGIDVGLRQGVTAIIQPGGSMNDYQSIEACNENGASMVYTGQRSFKH
- a CDS encoding YkgJ family cysteine cluster protein — protein: MTCIAKFDKAVKTLEEIYALFDTAMAAFPFACAKQCADCCTCNVTATGLEIAYIQDRLDAGALDDIRVRLDRAGQSRRYRPLQTTNGFALACMEGRDADEEENDPSWGTCPLLEDGICSIYPVRPLGCRVMMSTTPCRQTGQADMPFLALTITTIFMQFVEHLDAGGVYGSFLDLLEYAGKNALGCNRLKENDKISEIAQNLKIPALMIPPEHVEKTRTLVQSLGRMIRENDSSST
- a CDS encoding carbon starvation CstA family protein; the protein is MMILSFAGYLIMYNLYGRYIGKKIFNLAQKAGIPAVEMEDGVNYVPTKKEVIFGHIFTSIAGTGPFV
- a CDS encoding sigma-54-dependent transcriptional regulator, coding for MTAAYKILIVDDDPNILEVLEERLSASNFKVLKAKNAAGAEQILKAKKGIDLLLSDIKMPGKGGMELFTDIRRSLPDLPVIFLTAYGTIPDAVDAIKLGAADYISKPFDGLELIEKINAVIALRGTGVGTGPVPLFESGFYWGKSAVMKHLYTTVKKVAVTEVNVLILGESGVGKECIAGCIHKNSPRKKQPYMVVDCGSTPAGILESELFGHLKGAFTHAVKDKVGLIEAAHSGTLFLDEIGNISHDMQCRMLRFLEDKKIRQVGAVKETSVDCRVIAATNADLAQAIDEGSFRQDLYYRLKGITLTIPPLRERKEDIYPLAEFFAGNYGQIHGTDQLRISDAAVKVLEEHPWPGNVRELKNTIEAGAVLCQNQVIEPWDLQIESIRANAVLTSDLPNSQAFSIAQSEKDTIIRALKESRGVQKDAADLLGISKRAMHYKVRKYDIDPTVYK